The following coding sequences are from one Poecilia reticulata strain Guanapo linkage group LG18, Guppy_female_1.0+MT, whole genome shotgun sequence window:
- the brms1 gene encoding breast cancer metastasis-suppressor 1 yields MPAQPAERELEEEMEADGESQLPEANGEVEEPKDAERTGGGEETMEESVEERDSDMEESEEVEEEEEEEEESSEMDDEDCERRRGECLDEMMDLEKQFQELKEKLFRERLNQVKVKLDEVLTGKAGEYREPLAALQNSMQIRTQVAGVYRELCLQVIKHKHDCEVQGAKQHLESERSLLFDAMKAELLEKIRRLEEDRQNIDLTSEWSDEMRGKKCKRKNLLGRSDRKKKVSLVSGPFIVYMLRDIDILEDWTAIKKAKAALSPLKKKVEKR; encoded by the exons ATGCCTGCCCAACCCGCTGagagggagctggaggaggagatggaggcaGACGGAGAGTCGCAGCTCCCCGAAGCCAACGGAGAGGTGGAGGAACCGAAGGACGCCGAGAGGAcggggggaggagaggagacgATGGAGGAGAGCGTGGAGGAGAGGGACAGCGACATGGAGGAGAGTGAGGAGgtagaagaggaggaggaagaggaagaggagagttCAG AAATGGACGATGAGGACTGCGAACGGAGAAGAGGAGAGTGTCTAGACGAGATGATGGATCTGGAGAAACAGTTCCAGGAACTCAAAGAGAa GTTGTTTCGTGAGCGGCTGAACCAGGTGAAGGTGAAGCTGGACGAGGTTCTGACCGGGAAGGCTGGGGAATACAGAGAGCCGCTGGCTGCTCTCCAGAACAGCATGCAGATACGAACACAAGTGGCCG gagtTTACAGGGAGCTGTGTCTGCAGGTGATCAAACACAAGCACGACTGTGAAGTCCAGGGGGCGAAGCAACACCTGGAG agcgAGCGCTCCCTGCTGTTTGACGCCATGAAGGCGGAGCTTCTGGAAAAGATTCGCAGGCTGGAGGAGGACAGGCAGAACATAGACCTCACCTCAG AGTGGAGCGATGAGATGAGAGGAAAGAAGTGCAAAAGGAAGAACCTGCTTGGCCGCTCggacagaaagaagaaagtgtCTCTAGTTTCGG GGCCGTTTATTGTCTACATGCTGAGAGACATCGACATCCTGGAAGACTGGACCGCCATCAAGAAG GCAAAAGCGGCGCTCTCCCCACTAAAAAAGAAAGTCGAGA AGCGGTGA